A window of the Cellvibrio sp. pealriver genome harbors these coding sequences:
- the lolA gene encoding outer membrane lipoprotein chaperone LolA, with the protein MKLFARIFTGLLCAFTLSALASDDQAAAQLRKQLDAMDSLQGNFVQTTYDKDGVKQDEPSSGEFMLMRPGKFYWKTLDPMPQLLVSNNKTIWLYDPDLETVTVREFTDDLRETPALLLSADAEQLRKQFSVTRDASNTSADAFTLTPKVTEGMFQHLTLVFKAGQLSEFAIKDSLGQVTRCVLSNVQRNKPLAEEKFFFQIPEGVEVLKD; encoded by the coding sequence ATGAAATTATTCGCCCGAATTTTTACTGGTTTGCTCTGTGCATTTACGCTTTCTGCCCTTGCGTCCGATGACCAAGCCGCTGCGCAATTGCGCAAACAGCTTGATGCCATGGATAGCCTGCAAGGCAATTTTGTGCAGACGACTTACGACAAAGATGGCGTAAAACAAGATGAACCCAGCAGCGGTGAATTTATGCTGATGCGCCCCGGTAAATTTTATTGGAAAACGCTCGATCCTATGCCGCAATTATTGGTCTCCAATAATAAAACGATTTGGTTGTACGACCCTGATCTGGAAACCGTCACCGTGCGTGAATTTACCGATGACCTGCGCGAAACCCCGGCACTTTTATTGAGCGCTGATGCAGAACAATTGCGCAAACAATTTTCCGTTACGCGCGATGCCAGCAATACATCTGCCGATGCGTTTACGCTCACGCCCAAAGTGACTGAAGGCATGTTTCAACATTTAACGCTGGTATTCAAAGCTGGCCAATTAAGTGAATTTGCAATTAAAGACAGCTTGGGGCAGGTGACTCGCTGCGTACTCAGTAACGTTCAACGCAATAAGCCGCTTGCCGAAGAAAAATTCTTCTTCCAAATACCGGAAGGCGTTGAGGTGTTGAAAGACTGA